One window of Triticum dicoccoides isolate Atlit2015 ecotype Zavitan chromosome 5A, WEW_v2.0, whole genome shotgun sequence genomic DNA carries:
- the LOC119300418 gene encoding uncharacterized protein LOC119300418: MVCMAGHFKMASVLKLMMENHATPDEVINEKGASHILHKQLLSAHEPNLLDEDDMHIFGSKPMADPLDLVRCDTCQKPVKASHYAPHAERCSSGKVNPNDSMGVEDDVHPMKPPKKGRKIKLTSNGNQKVHIKVKLKSQPENKNIVNDFELTNGNESKHLNSIADQRFKTPAINAPESRFRDVPAPLATKMYHSRGNYQLRLELAQLYRESCAEQSHSYASNTTANSSQNNGLVPCDNSTLHGSDDSALHGSDNSVLHAARNSSTPQKKLLDQLPASTSGLCSGISPQLSSSGPSRLQATKAQRADTPVSAVRNELGRSRCNKAAVPSSKTTGKKKTQKQSNALPAS; this comes from the exons ATGGTCTGCATGGCTGGACATTTTAAAATGGCTTCTGTGCTGAAGCTAATGATGGAAAATCATGCCACACCTG ATGAGGTGATTAATGAGAAGGGTGCTTCACATATCCTACACAAGCAACTTCTTAGCGCACATGAACCAAATTTGCTTGATGAAGATG ATATGCATATATTCGGATCAAAACCTATGGCTGATCCATTGGACCTG GTCCGCTGTGATACATGCCAGAAGCCTGTTAAGGCCAGCCATTATGCACCTCATGCAG AGCGATGTAGCTCAGGGAAGGTGAACCCAAACGATTCGATGGGTGTAGAAGACGATGTTCATCCTATGAAGCCTCCAAAGAAGGGCAGGAAAATAAAGCTGACAAGCAATGGAA ATCAAAAGGTACATATAAAAGTGAAATTAAAGTCTCAGCCTGAAAATAAGAACATAGTCAATGACTTTGAGTTGACCAATGGAAACGAGAGCAAACATTTAAATTCTATTGCTGATCAAA GGTTCAAAACACCTGCCATCAATGCTCCTGAAAGTCGTTTTAGAG ATGTGCCAGCTCCTCTTGCTACAAAAATGTATCATTCACGGGGAAACTACCAGCTTCGATTGGAGCTTGCTCAGCTTTACCGTGAATCATGCGCGGAGCAGTCACACAGCTATGCAAGTAATACAACTGCAAACTCGTCACAGAATAATGGGTTGGTACCATGTGATAATTCAACATTACATGGTTCTGATGATTCGGCATTACATGGTTCTGATAATTCAGTATTACATGCTGCTCGGAACAGCAGCACTCCTCAAAAAAAG CTTCTAGATCAGCTGCCTGCAAGCACATCAGGGTTGTGCTCAGGAATCTCTCCACAATTATCATCAAGCGGGCCAAGTCGTCTGCAGGCAACAAAAGCTCAGAGAGCAGACACTCCAGTATCTGCAGTTAGAAATGAATTGGGAAGAAGCAGGTGCAACAAAGCGGCAGTTCCTTCTTCAAAAACCACAG GCAAAAAGAAGACGCAGAAGCAATCTAACGCTCTACCTGCAAGCTAA